A stretch of DNA from Diospyros lotus cultivar Yz01 chromosome 14, ASM1463336v1, whole genome shotgun sequence:
AAGCGGTATTGGTAGTGTTGGTAGTGTTAAAGGGCCAACAAAAAAGGGTCCACTTGATGTTTTTTTTAAAGACCTAGAAGTTAGTGTGTTGAAAAGCAAGGCcaaaggaaagcaaacaaggttgggtgagaatgattttgcaaaaaaagagttaagagctcGAGTTTGTAGAATCTTTGCACGATGGATGTATGATGCAGGCATCCCATTCAATGCAGTGACATATGACAGTTTTAAAGTCTTTATAGAAGAAGTTGGTTAGTATGGTCCGGGTGTGAAGCCGCCTAGTTACCATGAAGTCAGGGTTCCCCTTCTCAAACAAAAGGTGGAAGCCACTCGTGCAATgatgaaagatcatgaagagacgtgggccaaatatggatgttccattttgtcaaatggctggaaagacaagaaggaaaggacattgattaactttttagtcaattctcctAAATGAAGTATGTTTTTGGAGTCTATTGATGGTTCTAGCTATTCAAAGActagggaaaagatgtttcaattattaagtaaatgtgtggaaaagattggaataagaaatgtggtgcaagtggtcaccgatagtgcttcaaacaatgttttagcaggtatgaaattcatttttgtaatttgtattacgtttataaatagaacaatttgaatattcattagatatttattatttactaatatcttgttaatttcactctaaataataacaggaagatttttggaggcaaaatatcctatgttgttttggacaccatgtgcagcgcattgcttggatttaatgttagaagatattttcaagttgccttatatgaagaagacatttgagagaGCTGTTATGGTGAATAGCTACATCTATACTCGTTCTGGTCTAGTAAACATGCTTAGAAGATTTACTAATaagaaagagttgttgaggTCTGCAAAAACACGGTTTGCAACTGCCTTTATCACTTTGGGCAGGATGCATAGATTGAAAAGCAACCTTAGAAGAATGTTTACCTCCGAGGagtggatgacaagcaagtgggtaaaagaagcgagggctaaaaaggttgtagaagtgattttgatgccttcattttggaacaatGTTGTATATGCTTTAAAGGTGGCTGGTTCATTGGTGCGTGTATTGCACTTAGTGGATGGTGAGAAGAAGCCGgctatgggatacatatatgaggccatggatagggccaaagaagcgattgctaactcttttaatggaGATAAAAAGAAGTATGCACTCATTTTTCAGATCATTGATAATTGATGGGATGTTCAGCTTCATTGCCCCCTGCACGCTACTGGTTGGTACTTGAACCCAAAATATTTCTAGAAGGCTTAATGTATAGATCCAGAGATCATGACTGActtatatgaatgcattagaaagttaaatTCAAATGTAAAGGTTCAAGACCAAATTGATGCTGAGCTTTCGATATATAACAAAGAAGATGGGTTCTTTGGAAACTATATGGCTATTAGAAAGAGAGCTAAGAAATCACCaggtacacatatatatatattacattatatatataatcattctagataatagataataattaacctatgaattttattggacagcggaatggtgggcttcatatggaatgtcaacacccacgttgcaaaattttgcaattaaaattcttagcttgacttgtagttcatctgggtgtgaacgtaattggagtgtgtttgaaaatgtaagtgcattgtacatataacacttacattttttattagtagttggtttgtttcatgtatcttattcttagtatgtttttgcataaattgttgcagcttcatACTAAATGGAGAAACAGGCTTGATCAACTTCGTTTAAAcgacttggtgtttgtgaaatacaatagagcattgaGGCGTCGGTATCAAATCCATGATACCATTGACCCTATTATATTGACCcacattgatgaaagcaatgaatggttgactgtaaaacttgatgaggagaatgataaagatgatgaaactaTTTTTCTAGATGACGTTGGGGATGGGTTGACATGGAATAATGTCATTGCGGCTGCAGGAGTTGGAGAGCCTAGTTATCGATTTAGAattaaacaaactcgatcacaatcAGGTTCAACTTCAGCTTCGACTTCAAAGCGGCGAGTAactcaagagattgaagaggaggaggaaagtgaTGCAGAGatcgaagatgatgaagacttggaagagtgagaagaattgggagatgaagaagaagatgaagtggtgATTGAAGGGATGATGAaaatattgaccttgatgttaatgatctccttgatgataattgattaaaaaacttctttatattgattgtggacttgtagtgtttatgcatttgtttagaactttgcattatgattggtacttgtttgagtttgagactttaagtttgaactttgatgatgtttttagtttagaatttgcatgatgaatgaatcaactttgatgttgttagtttatagaatttgaagataatgaatcatgaatgatatgaatgtgttattattgataatttgatagttgtttatgattttacaagattttgagttttttttttaaaaggtgcgcctcgcttcgcaaagacGCGCCTTgtgcctcaggctccaggacctttCGCACCTCGCGTCTTTCATAACTATGAAATTACAGAAGCAaaacctctttgtttctttctttttttaatatatgttctaattttttagattggaaattagggtgcatttgatagacatggaaaatgagggtggaattcattttccatctaaatttcaagaaattctatcaaacagtttttcaattccatagaattcgaattccattttagttcaaaaagtgaatattttccttgaaatcaaggaattggaattcttaggggttggggtgagaattggaattccaccctcatttttcaactctatcaaacgcacccttagttTTCTGCACTTCTAACATATGAAtgctttttttaaattttctatggaaaatgaaaactagagaaTTGTAGAAGATTAGAGATAGAAAACTGGAAAACATTTTCACAACTAAACAACTGTTTACTACTCCTGCTAGTTCCCAATGCATCTTGAAGGAGGGAAAAGGTGAATCTCTCCCCGACACGTCTACCcccctgcccccccccccccccccccccccaaaaaaaaaaaaaaaaaaaaaaattctctagcaattccaaattaaaaagaaaaaagatgtgATAGTAAATGGACTTGGGGTAGATTCCTGTTATTATTGCAGTGCAACATTTGAGTACTCATTTGAACATTGTAATGAGGATCCTTAATCAATAAGAATGAAACACAGTCtagaattttagtttttgtcATCCTTTCACCAAGTAGCCATACAATAATTGGTATTAATTCAGGCAGGTTCTTCAAGTTTAACACCAAAGGAAATATAGATGGCTATAAGGACACCAAAAGGAGGTGCTAAGCTATCCTGAGTAATGGTGTTTAGATATGCAACTCTTCATATAGGTCACAGTATTGGAGTTCAGACAGTACTCTTTTAAATTTGTCTAGCACTTCTAAACATGGGATTTTGGAGGActaatgatgaattttttatttgttatgctTTTAAACAGATAGAATCTAAAATCTCAGAATTTATGATTCCAATTTTTTTCGGTATGAATTTTGATGTGACATTATGTCATGCTTAAATACGCCTAATTGCAGTTAGTTATGTTTGCTTATTTTATGCAGAGTTCAAATGGATTAGGTTTACAAGCTCTAAGTGGTAGAGACTTTTGTGAGATTACACTACAGTTTCCTAGTGATACAGACTCCAAATGGGTATGTTCCCCCCAACCTCCTCACACCCCTCCCAGAAAAATAATCCTCTTTTTAATTCCATATTCAATAGTTCCACTTTCATGCGGTAACAATTTTTCAAAGCACAAGCATTCTatttattcccccccccccggaaaaaaaaaaaagatctcaCCATTTGCTCCATTGTTACAAGTTTTCTTTTACTTGACTTTATAGTTATTCTTACATGGAGTCCAATATCTTAAACAGACAGATCCTAAAACAGGAGAACCTGAAGGCTTGTCATTTAATTTGAATCTTTGTGAAGCTGTGGCAACATGGGAACAGGTTAGTGTGCTATTTCCCATACTACCATGCAATTTAATACTCCCCCAATTCTATGCAGTCAAGCTGTGTTACGTGGACTCTTCTATATTGGTGAAGTACTTATGTTGGACACTTGACTTTCCAAGGAGGGCATAAGACGTGTTTGTTGTTTTTAGTTGGACATGGACACAATAAATCAGGGGTGGATCCAGGGAGCAGCTGAGCAGTGGGCTGTGTGGGGTGGGCAGAGGGCAAAGAGCTGGAAAGGGTGGGCAAAGAGCTGcggcgcatatatatatatatatatattgatgtctGGGCTGAGGATTGCACGGGCTGAACCCAATCCAACCCTCCCCTGGATCCTCCCCTGcactaaatatattaaaatataaaagtctATAAAAACTCTTGTTCTATTAATAACaagataaatgaaaatatttatgaaatttaaacatATGCTCATGTCCTTGGACTGGGAATAGATGAGTCCAATGCTTGGACAAGTACCCACATCTGGCACCCATACCCTGGTCCATGAAAAATAGCTTTTAGGTTGTGCTATGATAACTAGCATTCGAGCAATTATTATTTGGTACGTGATGAGTTATTAATAAGCAATCGAGTCTATACAAACTTGTATTTTTCCTTATTCTGTTCACCTAGATTGAACCAAGAGCCTGATTCCTGGAGAAATTTTTTGTTAGTCTTGCTTATAAGAGTGGTCTTTACTTCTCCTACTATATCTTGATCTTCATTAATCAATCTGTTTCATTTACTTTACCAATTGATTTACTCTTTTACAAGCTGAATTGCACAGGTGCGGAATAGTACAACAGTACTTACAAAGGAGTTTATAGATGCTTTACCCAATGGATGGGAGGAGTATGCGTGGGGGAGAATTAACAAAGGAATACTTCTGTAAGTACTTGTTGCTGAtgctataaaaaattattgttcaaTGATCGAAGAGGTAATTTAAGTGAAAAGGAGTTGATTTTCTGCATATGTTCTACACGTACATGCTTGTCTATGATATGTATATAGCTAGGACTATATCACCAATCTTTCAGGTCGTTTAAATTGTAACATCATGAAAGTTTTTCAGAGAGCCATAATCACACTTGTTGCTGAtgctataaaaaattattgttcaaTGAACAAAGAGGTAATTTAAGTGAAAAGGAGTTGATTTTCTGCATATGTAGATACACATGCATGCTTGTCTATGATATGTATATAGCTAGGACTATATCACCAATCTTTAGGTCGTTTTAAATTGTGACATCATGAAAGTTTTCCAGAGAGCCCTAATCACATCTTGAATGTGCTATCATGACTATTTATGCttccaataaaataaatagacaaTTAACTGGAGAATATTTCCTGCTGGATATTATAATGAACAGCAGATTCTATCTGCAGCAGCCCTTCAGCCTTAGTGAGTTGGTAAATTCTGCTGTTCAAAGCAACTAAAAGATCCTAGAAATAGCTCTCTGATGCAGCATGTTTCTTTTGCAGAAACCGGTGTGAAAATAAGACTCTTTGCATGGAAAAGCTTTCTCTTGTGCTCCCTGAAACACCTCCATTTCTTCCAAGGCAGTTCGGCCGGTGTGCGGTTGTTGGTAATTCAGGAGATCTTCTGAAGACAAGATTTGGAAAGGAGATAGATGGTTATGAAGCTGTGTTCAGGGAAAATGGTGCACCAATCCAGGTTCTCCATCCAACTTATTGGACTTAAATGTTAGGctgaattttcttttacataTAAGTCATGTGAGcctattcttttctcttttattttgtctGTACTGCAGAATTATACAGACTATGTGGGAACAAAAAGTACATTTCGCCTTCTTAATAGAGGATCAGCTAAAGCACTCGACAAAGTTGCTGAATTATATGGTATATCTCAGTAATTACACTCTCTTGCTGGTGGGGATTTTTGCTTGTACTAGAACATAACGATAATTTCATTTTACAGATGCTGGAAAGGAAGTACTGATCATTAAGACGACAATTCATGACATCATGAACAAAATGATTCGGGTTTGTACAAATTCCTTCCTTTTGCAAATAGATATGTCCCTGACCCTCTCCAGTGCCACTGCCCAAAACCAAAAAAGGAAAGTTATTGTTGCTCCAGTTTGTATGGTAGGGGAAGCCATTGGCTCTCTGTGGTTTGAAACACCTGACATAAGATGATACTAAAAAT
This window harbors:
- the LOC127790568 gene encoding sialyltransferase-like protein 4 isoform X3; this encodes MRLLQLAFLLALASGLTAILVYFTGISKLYGEYQLADEDLEALQSLQSGFQKCVSSNGLGLQALSGRDFCEITLQFPSDTDSKWTDPKTGEPEGLSFNLNLCEAVATWEQVRNSTTVLTKEFIDALPNGWEEYAWGRINKGILLNRCENKTLCMEKLSLVLPETPPFLPRQFGRCAVVGNSGDLLKTRFGKEIDGYEAVFRENGAPIQNYTDYVGTKSTFRLLNRGSAKALDKVAELYDAGKEVLIIKTTIHDIMNKMIREIPIQNPVYLMLGASFGSAAKGTGLKALEFALSICDTVDMYGFTVDPGYKEWTRYFSESRKGHTPLQGRAYYQMMECLGLIRIHSPMRSDPQRVVKWVPDHRTIAAARIASEKLLSGNLVMLQKNLHEC
- the LOC127790568 gene encoding sialyltransferase-like protein 4 isoform X2 produces the protein MRLLQLAFLLALASGLTAILVYFTGISKLYGEYQLADEDLEALQSLQSGFQKCVSSNGLGLQALSGRDFCEITLQFPSDTDSKWTDPKTGEPEGLSFNLNLCEAVATWEQVRNSTTVLTKEFIDALPNGWEEYAWGRINKGILLNRCENKTLCMEKLSLVLPETPPFLPRQFGRCAVVGNSGDLLKTRFGKEIDGYEAVFRENGAPIQNYTDYVGTKSTFRLLNRGSAKALDKVAELYDAGKEVLIIKTTIHDIMNKMIREIPIQNPVYLMLGASFGSAAKGTGLKALEFALSICDTVDMYGFTVDPGYKEWTRYFSESRKGHTPLQGRAYYQMMECLGLIRIHSPMRSDPQRVVKWVPDHRTIAAARIASEKLLSGNLVMLQKNLHEEGWSRI